The Saprospiraceae bacterium genome contains the following window.
TGTGGACAAGCCCAACCACAAAACAAACGACCGTAAATAACTGTAAATAATGCAATAAAAATGATAAAAGTGATCATGGCCACTGCAAAAATGAAAAAGTCATTTGGCCAAAATATCTTACTAAATAATATAAACTTTCCTTCAAGTATATTGAATAATACCAAAGGTTGATTGTGTACCCAAATAAATGGAATGGTAAAAAAGAGAATCAGATATACAAACGAACTGTAATTTCTGTAATTGTAAAATCGTCCATTGACCTTACTGGCAAAGATCCATTTTCGGCCGCCTTGCTCGTCAACCGAACTGATTCTGTCTCTAAATCCGGATCCTTCCTGTAGATCATCGAGGTTCATCTACTTAGTAGTTTTCAAAGTATCTTGTTTTGCATCCGTATTACCAGGTGTTGCTTCTGTATATAAAGTTCCTTGAGCAGCTTTAGCACCGGGAGGATTCGTTCCTTTTAAAGATTTTATATAACTCGACAATTGTGCAATTTGATTTGGACCGTATTCATCTTTCCAGTTTCGCATGCCTTTATCCATCACACCATATTTTATTACCGTAAAAATTTCTTTTACAGAGCCACCATGAATCCAATATTCATCAGTCAAATTTGGTCCAACCAATCCTTGTCCTTTGTCTCCATGACAAACTGCACAAGTAGCTTTAAAGATGGTTTTACCCTCTTCATATTGGCCTGCAGGTAATAATTCTACATTATTTTCATCAATCTGATCTCCTTTTTCACTTAAATAGAGTGCTTGTTCTTGTTCTGCAATTTTCATGGCATTTTGATATTCTTTTAATTGGAGCGGTGCAGATTCAGCGATGTGGTACCGATACAAATAAATTGCAGCAAATAGAATGGTTCCAAGAAATGCAGCAGTAAACCAAGGAGGTGTAATGTTATCCAGTTCGCGGATTCCATCATAATTATGACCGGTATCTAGATCGCTTTCGCTTTCAATTTATTTAAATACATTGATGCGATCCCACCAACTTGGTTTGATTTCTACAGTTCGGGTTTCAAATTTCTCAATTCCCGTATAAAAACGAATCCATTTTCTAATTAATATCAGCGCATAGATTTCAACAGCAATTATGATTAGCATAAGCCAACCTTGAACGCTTAATAAGAAAGTAAAATTTTGTGGATTGCCTGCAACGGCATTGGCTTGTTGAGCAAATGCCTCCTGACTGCTATAGAAAATCATAACAATCCATAATATTGCTTTTAACGTGTTGTTGTTTTTATCTATATAAAAACGAATCGATGAGCGCAACACCCCTAAAAGGGCAATAATAACGATTGCTAATGTAAATGCTATAGCAAAAAGTGCAGTATCTAAATCCAGGTAAAATCCACTTCCAGTTGAAGGTGCTTGTGTTGCAACGGCAGTGGTTCCCTGAGCATCAATTGGTAAAACGAATCCTATCG
Protein-coding sequences here:
- a CDS encoding c-type cytochrome, producing MYRYHIAESAPLQLKEYQNAMKIAEQEQALYLSEKGDQIDENNVELLPAGQYEEGKTIFKATCAVCHGDKGQGLVGPNLTDEYWIHGGSVKEIFTVIKYGVMDKGMRNWKDEYGPNQIAQLSSYIKSLKGTNPPGAKAAQGTLYTEATPGNTDAKQDTLKTTK